The segment AATACCAGAATGAGAATAGCACGAGACTAGGCAAAAAAACCAGCGCCACTTCTTAGAGTTCGTGTCAACGCCTCAGCGCAGTGGTTGATTGGGTTTAACAGTCCAGTGGACTGTTTGAACTCGTCTTGCCTGATTTTGTAAAAGTGACTTGCTTTGCAAGTATTATCTCCCACCTTGCACAGTCCATTGACTGTGCAAGCAATCTGGGGGATACGAATAGTCCAGTGGACTATTCGTACCTGAGCCTGAAAACAAAAAAGCGAAGTACATCAGCTGGTCACCTAGAAATAAGAAAGCATTGAGTTATGCCTGCGGCTCATTGCCTCATACTAAAAGCCTATAAAAATAGAGGTCGTTTACAACCTCTATTTTTATAGGCTTTTAGTACTCGCTCGTCAAAGTATAGTCGAATGAATTAGCTTTCAGACAAGGAACTGAGGTGCAGGCTGTACTATAGTACGGCAAGCCGAAAGTGACGATGTATCAAAGTTAATTCAAATGACTGATATGTAAAGCCCTTTGTCAAGTAAAAACAATCGAACTGATTAAAAAATGAAAAGTATCTAGAAAGAGCCTAGTTCTTAGCTTCGGGCATTGGCCACTCTGATATTCGTGGATTGGTTACCTACAGGTCAATGGTTCTGCCGCGAGTCCTACTCTCTATAAGCGTGGATCACAATTGTGCCACTTAGTCGTTTCGTAGATGACTCAAACCTTGAAGTCCTAAACTCCTTCAAGATACTTTCCATTCAAACATGATTTCAATCCTTATTTCTGTCCAAATTCACCCAGTGATTTTGGATAGAAATAGGGATTCCTCATCGCTCTGATATGTAAAGCCCTTTGTCAAGTAAAAACAATCGAACTGATTAAAAAATGAAAAGTATCTAGAAAGAGCCTAGTTCTTAGCTTCGGGCATTGGCCACTCTGATATTCGTGGATTGGTTACCTACAGGTCAATGGTTCTGCCGCGAGTCCTACTCTCTATAAGCGTGGATCACAATTGTGCCACTTAGTCGTTTCGTAGATGACTCAAACCTTGAAGTCCTAAACTCCTTCAAGATACTTTCCATTCAAACATGATTTCAATCCTTATTTCTGTCCAAATTCACCCAGTGATTTTGGATAGAAATAGGGATTCCTCATCGCTCTGATATGTAAAGCCCTTTGTCAAGTAAAAACAATCGAACTGATTAAAAAATGAAAAGTATCTAGAAAGAGCCTAGTTCTTAGCTTCGGGCATTGGCCACTCTGATATTCGTGGATTGGTTACCTACAGGTCAATGGTTCTGCCGCGAGTCCTACTCTCTATAAGCGTGGATCACAATTGTGCCACTTAGTCGTTTCGTAGATGACTCAAACCTTGAAGTCCTAAACTCCTTCAAGATACTTTCCATTCAAACATGATTTCAATCCTTATTTCTGTCCAAATTCACCCAGTGATTTTGGATAGAAATAGGGATTCCTCATCGCTCTGCGATGATAAAACTTAATGGTCAAAAGTGTACATGAAAACAAGCGCTAACTTCAAGCTATTCTTCCTGTCATCATCCCCCAAATAAAACCAGACAATTCTCGTGCAATAGCTGTTTTAGCAACATTTTGTTTCTTATTTTTTCCTAGAACAAGTGTGCGATAACGTCTTCTTAAGCGTTCATTAGCCTTATCCGCATAAGCAATCACCTCCACTCGGTTTCCACTTTGTCTCCTTTTCAATTCTTTGGATTTATACCCAATCGTCCCCTTAGCCAATGATTGTGCAGCTTCTATCAGAAGTCGTCTCACATGGCTATTCCCAGCTTTGGTGATAGCACCTCTTCTCTCCTTGTCGCCGCTAGAATTTTCGCTAGGAGTTAGCCCAAGATAAGAAGCAAAATGTTGAGCTGTCGCAAAGCGATTAAAATCACCGATTTCTGTCACAATGGAAAGAGCAGTTAGTGTTTTAATGCCAATAAAGCAAGAAAGCCGTGAGACCTTCTCTTGATAACTGTCGCTTTGACCCAGTTGCTCAATTCGTGCATCATACCGTTCTATTTGATCTACTAATTTCTCATAGGTCAATAGATATTCTGTCAAAATCTCTGCGTAAAGTCCCTCAGGTTTTAGGGAACGGAGCCAGCGAACATGTTTCTGTGTCCAATTACTGCTTCCCTCGGTATAGCGAAAATCATGTCGGAGACAGAAGGCAAGAATTTGTTGTTTGATTTTCTTCAGAGCCACTTTGTGGTCTGTTCTCATGCGGATATATTCTTTGACTTGTTCATCCTCAACAGTAGGAATATGAACAGGCCGATAGCTACGAAAGGCCAGAGCTTTTGCGAGCTGAGCTGCATCTTTTTTATCAGTCTTAACACGCTTAGATCCTTCCTTCATCACCGTTGTAGGCGCCATCACGATACAGGGAATCCCGTGAGCTTGTAGCTGGTGATATAGGGTAAATCCAAGACATCCGGCTTCGTAGCCACATAACACTTCTGCATCTTGACCATATAAACGACGAAGCTCATTCACATAGTTCACAATATAGCTAACATTTGGACCAACTTTAGTGCTATGTTTGAATTGATTCGCCATCATATCATAATAGCAGAGTGAAAAACTTTCTTTGTGAACATCCATTCCGATGAAAAGTGTGGTAAAATGAAACATATAAGACCTCCAATTGAGTGTGGTAATTCCTGTTAGAAGTTGATTGTTTTTTTATTCTAGTGTACAGGTAAATCCACGAATTCTCAACTGGGGGTCTTTACATATTGTCTATAATAAAAGAAAAACTGAATGACTACATTATTGCGACCCGTTTTCATCACCAAGTACTGGCTCTGTTGAAAAATCGGTTACCTGCTCTTCTGTTGTCACAGTCGTAGTAGCCGATGGACTCCCTATTTCTGGATCCAAGCTTTCTGCCCATGGACTTGCTTCTAACAGCAAGAGATTTGTATATACATCATAAACGTTTATTGGACTTGGCAATCCCATCTGTCCTTCGTAGACCTTCACATTTGTGACTAAGTCGGTCTTTTCTTCTAAGCCGATAGATTTTTTCAGAATATTTTGCATTTCCAATAGATGTTCACTGGTTGGTAATTGATAATAGATTTCATCAACCATTTGGTCCACACCGCGCAACTGATAGGAATTCAACTTAGAGACCGAGTCTTTATAACCCAGGAGGCTTGGAATTGTCGCAGGACTAATCTCAATGTTGGTTCGCATATTATTGGAGATGGCAGTCAGAATCTTCTTATACTGGGTCAAACCATCTAACTGGAGGAGTTTTTTTATAATAGCCGTGATAACTTCTCGTTGGCGTCTCTGACGTCCGATATCCCCCTCAGGATCATCATAACGCATCCGAGCATAAACCAGCGCCTGATCCCCATTTACCAACTGTTTCCCCGGCTGGACAATAGAGGTGTAGGCAGGCTCATGTTCTGAAATGGATATAGGGAAGCCAAGAGTATTGTTTACCTCAATACCTCCAACCGCATCAACAAGCTCAACCAGACCATCCATATTTATTTCGATATAGCGGTCAATGGTAATATCCATCATCTTTTCGATCGTGGCAATGGCCATCGGTGCCTGTCCGTAGCTATAAGAATGATTTAGTTTTTCAACCGTTCCTGAAGACTCCCCGTTCGCTTCTGCAATTTCAACCATAATATCACGAGTCAAGCTCATCATATTGGTTTCCTTAGTCTTGGGATTAACAGTTACCAAAATCATCGAATCACTACGGCCACCCTCCCAATCTCCCCCGCGGGTCGCTTGGTCCATATCCACCCCCATCAGTAGGATAGTTAGGGGCTCTGTCGCATCAATAGGAGTGATTTCTTCCTCTCCATCTAGCTGCTTATAGGTTTTTGAAATAGTACCTGTAGAAAAATTTAACAAGCTGGCCCCGTATATTAAGCCGGCACCTAGTGTTAAACCAACAATAGCCAAAGACATTAAGAATATTTTTTTTCCAATTGTCATACTTCACCAATTAACTTGCCCATATAATAAAGAACAAGCCATTCTCCTTCATCTGTTCTAGCCCCACGTATCTGGGTTCCTTCAATGTTGAATCCTAGTTTTTGGTATAAATGTACTGCCGCCTGATTGCGAACCTGAACCGTTAATTCCAAACGCTTCAATACATCCATTTCCTCTGCCCAATGTAATACTTCCTCCAGTAAAATCGTCCCTAGACCGTGACCCCAGTAGGCTTTTTTTACTGCAATAAAAATATTTCCGATATGGCTAATGCGAAACTGCTTAGAGGACTTAACAGAAATTGCGCCGACGACTTCCGAACCAACCTTAGCCAACAGGCACAATTCACGAGGATTTTCAATTCCTGCTTCGAAGATGGTCTCCATTTCATCAACACTAAATCGAAAACCAGTCTCATCCATGACCAGATAATCCGTTTCTCTAGCAACTTGATTCATAAAATCAATAAAAGCTGCTGCATCAGCTGGTTCAGCTTCACTAAAATACACTTCTTTTTCAGACATTTTGGAACTCCTTCGCTAAATCACTACTTTGAGCTCCATAAGATTCGACTGTCAATCGTCGACCATCTCCCTCTTTCTCTATACGAATGAGCAAATAGTCATCAAATAGACTGACATCCAGTAATTCTCCCCACTCGATAACCGTTAGACCTCCTCCATAGAGAAAATCATCCAAATCAATCGAGTCAGGGTCATCTCCAATTCGATAAACATCTAAGTGATAGAGTGGCATGGTCCCCTCATACTCTCGAACGATCGTATAAGTAGGACTCTTAATCATCTGTTCAATTTTTAACCCCTTGGCCAAACCCTTGGTCAGAGTTGTTTTCCCAGCACCCAAATCCCCTGATAATACTAGAACTTGATTTGGCTTACAGGCTTTTCCAATTCTCTCACCAATGGCAATCAATTCATTTTCATTCTGACTATACATGTCTTTAATTATACCATAGCCCCAGTAGTTTGTCATAGGTCTACTGGAAATTGTAGACAAGTCGACAGAAAAAATCGCAAGCCAGAGCCTGCGATTTTGTTTATTCTACGCTGAAAAGATATGGGTAGACTGGTTGATTTCCTTGATGGATTTCGACCTCAACATCTTCAAATTGTTCTTCTAGCTGTTCAGCAAGAGTTTGAGCGAGTTCCTCATTACCATCTTCACCGATATAGATCGTTACGATTTCACTATCTTCATCGAGCATTTTCTCAAATGTAGCGACAAGTGTTTCCATCATATCTGGATTAGAAACCACAATCTTGCCATCAACCATACCAAGGTTGTCATTCTCATGGATTTCAAGACCGTCAATGGTTGTATCGCGGACTGCAGTTGTCACGCTACCACTTTTCACCTCTGCGAGAGATGCCGTCATCGCTTCAAAGTTGCTTTCCAAATCACGACTTGGATCAAAAGCAAGCAAGCTAGTAAAACCTTGTGGTAGGGTCTTAGTTTCCACAACCTTAACCGCAACTTCTGCAACCTCAGCAGCCGTCTGAGCAGCCATCAAGATATTTTTGTTGTTTGGCAACAAGATGACATTGCGGGCATTGACCAATTCAATAGCATTGACAAAATCTTCTGTTGATGGGTTCATGGTCTGACCACCTGAAATCACATAGTCAACACCTTGTGATTTGAAGATTTCTGTCAAACCTTCCCCAGCAGCTACCGCAATAATAGCATACTCTTTTTGTTCAGCCGGTTTTTGGAAACTTTCTTCTTTCTCAACCTGAGCTTCATGTTGCTCACGCATATTGTCCACTTTTACCTTGACCAAGCTACCGTATTGAAGACCTGCCTGCATGACCAAGCCTGGATCTTCTGTATGGACGTGGACTTTAACGATTTCATCATCGTTGACAACTAGGAGGGAATCTCCAAGGTCGTTTAGGTAGTTACGGAATTCTTCATAATCAAAGTCCTTGACATAAGTAGGACCCTGGCGAAGAGCTACCATGATTTCTGTACAGTAACCAAAGGTAATATCTTCCGTCGCTACATGACCTGCAACTGACTTGTGGTGCTCAGCATTGATCATTTCAGACATAACAGCAGGTGTCGCCTCAAAATCTTCCGAAGCAATGTACTCGCCTGTCAAAGCTGACAAGAAGCCTTCGTAGATATAGACCAGACCTTGACCACCTGAATCGACAACACCAACTTCCTTCAATACTGGAAGCATCTCTGGCGTTTTCTTAAGAGCACGATTAGCACCGTCAAGAGTGGCACGCATGACCTCAACCGCATCATCAGTCTCTTCTGCCTTTTTCAAAGCGGCAGTGGCTGCCCCACGCGAAACAGTAAGAATTGTACCTTCAACTGGCTTCATAACGGCTTTATAAGCCACTTCTACACCATGTTGAAAGGCTTGCGCCAAATCCTTACCGTCCAATTCAACCTTGCCTTTAACAGATTGACCAAAACCACGGAACAATTGCGACGTAATAACACCTGAGTTTCCACGAGCTCCCATCAACAAGCCCTTAGAAAGAATTTGCGCAACTTCTCCAACAGTAGAAGCAGACTTATCTGCTACTTCTTTAGCACCATTAGTAATAGTCATCCCCATATTGGTACCAGTATCCCCATCTGGAACAGGGAAAACATTTAGTGAGTTCACATATTCGGCTTGTTTATTCAGACGAGTTGATGCTGCTTGCACCATTTCTTGAAATAAACTAGTTGTAATTTTAGACACAATTATTCTCCTACGACTTTGATATTTTGGATAAAGACATTGACGGCATCTACAGAGATACCTAGTTGATTTTCCAAGTTGAACTTAACGCGTTCTTGGATGTTGCGAGATACTTCACTGATTTTTACACCGTAGCTCATCACAGTATAAACATCGACTGCAATGCGACCATCTTCCAAGGTCTTAATCACAACACCTTTAGAATAATTTTCTTTTCTCAAAAGTGCTTGAAAATTATCCTTGATCGCAGACTTACTAGCCATCCCAACAACACCGAAAATCTCAGTCGTAGCACCGCCAACAACTGTGGCAATCACGTCATCAGTCAATTCAATTTGGCCGTCTTTAGTATTGATTTTAACAGTCATAATTCCTTACCTCAAATAGTTTTATCACTCCATTTTACCACATTTTCTGCTTTCTGTAAAAAACAAGCTTGTTACATCGGATTTTACAAAAAAAGAGTTCCCAAAGGAACCCTTTTCACAATTAACCTAAACGCTGCTTAGCATCTGCTGCACGTTGGAAAGCTTGTCCGACATAGTTGATACAGAGCATCATCACAAGGATGAAGATAGCTGCTGGCAACCAAATCCATGTCTTGTTTTCCAAAATATCTGCATTGCGGGCATTGGCAATCAAGGTACCCAAACTTGGTACTGTTGATGGTAGACCGAAACCAAGATAAGTCAACGAAGTCTCAATACCGATATTTCCCGCAAAATTCAAGGTCAAGTTAACGATAATCAATGAACTTAAGTTTGGTAAGATTTCACGGAACATAATCATGAAGTCGCTTGTTCCCAATGTTTTTGATGCATTGACATAATCCAAGCTTGCCTCTGACAAAGTCCTTGTACGGAATAGACGAGCCTTGGCCGTCCAATAAAAGGCACTCATGATGAGAATGAAGTGATAGATCGTATAGTTCTTGATAACTGTCACGAACACAATGATCAACATAGTCACTGGCAAAATCATGATGAAATCGACAATACGCATCAAGAATCCGTCCAAACGACCACCGTAATAACCAGAAATCAGACCGATAGAGATACCAACAATACTAGTAATAATCGTAATGGTAAAACCGATAATGATCGAGTTACGAGCACCGATAATCAGCTGACCAAAGATATCTTTACCACCTTCATCTGTCCCCAAGATATAGCCGTTAACACCTGGTTCCAAGTAACGTCCCAAAAGGTTGACTTTCATGACTTGTTCTTGATCCAACAGAAGCGCTCCGATAAAGACTGCC is part of the Streptococcus suis genome and harbors:
- a CDS encoding IS110 family transposase; translated protein: MFHFTTLFIGMDVHKESFSLCYYDMMANQFKHSTKVGPNVSYIVNYVNELRRLYGQDAEVLCGYEAGCLGFTLYHQLQAHGIPCIVMAPTTVMKEGSKRVKTDKKDAAQLAKALAFRSYRPVHIPTVEDEQVKEYIRMRTDHKVALKKIKQQILAFCLRHDFRYTEGSSNWTQKHVRWLRSLKPEGLYAEILTEYLLTYEKLVDQIERYDARIEQLGQSDSYQEKVSRLSCFIGIKTLTALSIVTEIGDFNRFATAQHFASYLGLTPSENSSGDKERRGAITKAGNSHVRRLLIEAAQSLAKGTIGYKSKELKRRQSGNRVEVIAYADKANERLRRRYRTLVLGKNKKQNVAKTAIARELSGFIWGMMTGRIA
- a CDS encoding LCP family protein encodes the protein MTIGKKIFLMSLAIVGLTLGAGLIYGASLLNFSTGTISKTYKQLDGEEEITPIDATEPLTILLMGVDMDQATRGGDWEGGRSDSMILVTVNPKTKETNMMSLTRDIMVEIAEANGESSGTVEKLNHSYSYGQAPMAIATIEKMMDITIDRYIEINMDGLVELVDAVGGIEVNNTLGFPISISEHEPAYTSIVQPGKQLVNGDQALVYARMRYDDPEGDIGRQRRQREVITAIIKKLLQLDGLTQYKKILTAISNNMRTNIEISPATIPSLLGYKDSVSKLNSYQLRGVDQMVDEIYYQLPTSEHLLEMQNILKKSIGLEEKTDLVTNVKVYEGQMGLPSPINVYDVYTNLLLLEASPWAESLDPEIGSPSATTTVTTEEQVTDFSTEPVLGDENGSQ
- a CDS encoding GNAT family N-acetyltransferase codes for the protein MSEKEVYFSEAEPADAAAFIDFMNQVARETDYLVMDETGFRFSVDEMETIFEAGIENPRELCLLAKVGSEVVGAISVKSSKQFRISHIGNIFIAVKKAYWGHGLGTILLEEVLHWAEEMDVLKRLELTVQVRNQAAVHLYQKLGFNIEGTQIRGARTDEGEWLVLYYMGKLIGEV
- the tsaE gene encoding tRNA (adenosine(37)-N6)-threonylcarbamoyltransferase complex ATPase subunit type 1 TsaE; this encodes MYSQNENELIAIGERIGKACKPNQVLVLSGDLGAGKTTLTKGLAKGLKIEQMIKSPTYTIVREYEGTMPLYHLDVYRIGDDPDSIDLDDFLYGGGLTVIEWGELLDVSLFDDYLLIRIEKEGDGRRLTVESYGAQSSDLAKEFQNV
- a CDS encoding DAK2 domain-containing protein, whose amino-acid sequence is MSKITTSLFQEMVQAASTRLNKQAEYVNSLNVFPVPDGDTGTNMGMTITNGAKEVADKSASTVGEVAQILSKGLLMGARGNSGVITSQLFRGFGQSVKGKVELDGKDLAQAFQHGVEVAYKAVMKPVEGTILTVSRGAATAALKKAEETDDAVEVMRATLDGANRALKKTPEMLPVLKEVGVVDSGGQGLVYIYEGFLSALTGEYIASEDFEATPAVMSEMINAEHHKSVAGHVATEDITFGYCTEIMVALRQGPTYVKDFDYEEFRNYLNDLGDSLLVVNDDEIVKVHVHTEDPGLVMQAGLQYGSLVKVKVDNMREQHEAQVEKEESFQKPAEQKEYAIIAVAAGEGLTEIFKSQGVDYVISGGQTMNPSTEDFVNAIELVNARNVILLPNNKNILMAAQTAAEVAEVAVKVVETKTLPQGFTSLLAFDPSRDLESNFEAMTASLAEVKSGSVTTAVRDTTIDGLEIHENDNLGMVDGKIVVSNPDMMETLVATFEKMLDEDSEIVTIYIGEDGNEELAQTLAEQLEEQFEDVEVEIHQGNQPVYPYLFSVE
- a CDS encoding Asp23/Gls24 family envelope stress response protein, with the protein product MTVKINTKDGQIELTDDVIATVVGGATTEIFGVVGMASKSAIKDNFQALLRKENYSKGVVIKTLEDGRIAVDVYTVMSYGVKISEVSRNIQERVKFNLENQLGISVDAVNVFIQNIKVVGE
- a CDS encoding ABC transporter permease, with protein sequence MSKENKKQVQSASTPPGGFRVIAREFMKDRLALTSLIILVTVLLAVFIGALLLDQEQVMKVNLLGRYLEPGVNGYILGTDEGGKDIFGQLIIGARNSIIIGFTITIITSIVGISIGLISGYYGGRLDGFLMRIVDFIMILPVTMLIIVFVTVIKNYTIYHFILIMSAFYWTAKARLFRTRTLSEASLDYVNASKTLGTSDFMIMFREILPNLSSLIIVNLTLNFAGNIGIETSLTYLGFGLPSTVPSLGTLIANARNADILENKTWIWLPAAIFILVMMLCINYVGQAFQRAADAKQRLG